A part of Lacinutrix sp. 5H-3-7-4 genomic DNA contains:
- a CDS encoding DUF3109 family protein, with protein MFQLGKTIVSEAIIENDFVCNLSACKGACCIDGDAGAPLTKEETEILEDIYPKVKPFLRPKGIEAIEAQGTSIKTVFGDLETPLINGADCAYVIFDEKNTALCAIEEAYNQGEISWKKPISCHLYPIRIKDYTEFSAVNYDKWEICDDACSLGKELQVPVYKFVKEALIRKFGEDWYAELEKVAQTMK; from the coding sequence ATGTTTCAATTAGGAAAAACAATAGTTTCTGAAGCTATTATAGAAAATGATTTTGTTTGTAATCTCTCGGCATGTAAAGGTGCTTGTTGTATTGATGGAGATGCAGGAGCTCCATTAACAAAGGAAGAAACCGAAATTTTAGAAGATATTTACCCAAAAGTAAAACCTTTTTTGCGCCCAAAAGGAATTGAGGCTATAGAGGCTCAAGGCACATCTATAAAAACTGTTTTTGGAGATCTTGAAACACCATTAATTAATGGAGCAGATTGTGCTTATGTTATTTTTGATGAAAAAAATACCGCATTATGCGCAATAGAAGAAGCTTATAATCAAGGAGAAATTTCTTGGAAAAAACCAATTTCTTGTCATCTTTATCCAATACGAATTAAAGATTATACAGAGTTTTCTGCTGTGAATTATGATAAATGGGAAATTTGTGATGACGCCTGTTCACTAGGTAAAGAGTTACAGGTACCAGTTTATAAGTTTGTAAAAGAAGCTTTAATTAGAAAATTTGGAGAAGACTGGTATGCAGAGTTAGAGAAAGTTGCGCAAACCATGAAATAG
- a CDS encoding HupE/UreJ family protein, producing MLEELWFNVQYGINHVLDINAYDHVLFLIVLTVPYMFRDWKRVFLLVTVFTVGHTLSLILATYGAVKISGNLIEFLIPITILIVALFNVFTSGKGAQKEKIGVLFISTLFFGLVHGLGFAREFKLLIGNDDNKIITLLEFALGIELAQVIIVFIVLFLGYLTQTVFRFSKRDWIMVVSAIVVGLVIPMLLNSPLIK from the coding sequence ATGCTTGAAGAACTTTGGTTTAATGTACAATATGGTATCAATCACGTACTTGATATTAATGCTTATGATCACGTTTTATTTCTTATTGTTTTAACTGTTCCATATATGTTTAGAGACTGGAAACGAGTGTTTTTACTCGTAACAGTTTTTACTGTTGGACATACATTATCGCTTATATTAGCAACTTATGGAGCTGTGAAAATTTCAGGGAACTTAATTGAGTTTTTAATACCAATAACAATATTAATTGTCGCACTTTTTAATGTGTTTACTTCTGGAAAAGGCGCTCAAAAGGAAAAAATAGGTGTTTTATTTATCTCTACATTGTTTTTTGGCTTAGTCCATGGATTGGGTTTTGCTAGAGAATTTAAATTGTTAATAGGTAATGATGATAATAAAATAATAACACTTTTAGAGTTTGCTTTAGGTATAGAATTAGCTCAGGTTATTATAGTTTTTATAGTTTTATTTTTAGGCTACTTAACACAAACAGTATTTAGGTTTTCTAAACGCGATTGGATTATGGTAGTTTCTGCTATTGTTGTAGGACTTGTAATACCAATGTTGCTAAATAGTCCATTAATAAAATAA
- a CDS encoding tetratricopeptide repeat protein, producing MIFKNLSHITFWIIVLVICCCTAQVVNSQEKETGFSVFADSIIKVNHKNFGDLEYAIYKNKNDTTKMRTLATKSQQQNYPQGQAFANIMLGNQYRNTSNFDKSKTLLNNALVISKENNLPEFEIVSLNMLGVIDRRQDNIKSALDYHQKALELAEKQTNKTKSIKKSIAVSHNSMGNIYLSLKQEDLALKEFIKSLTIEKAIKNKLGLAINHHNIGAIYEAKGDLKKALKSYQKSLAYNEEINSDIGRIICNNSIGGIYVKQEKPEEALKVIKPTIALAKEKQDQFYIASAYIRLGWAQNQLGQLDLAKKNITKGLQVAKKYDLKSFIAEANFQLSSVSEKKGNNALALKQYKEAVALDQSISNEKNTQYVNRLRFQYEAEKQTNQIKTLASEKMILEKRNETTFVVLFILLTAVAGLFFFYRHKQVKNEKQILTLEQDMLRSQMNPHFIFNSLNSIKLYIINNEKENAVYYLNKFSKLIRKILVASTEKEISLAEELETMNLYMNIENIRFSNQINYNYTVEENINIDVIKVPSLVLQPFLENALWHGLASKKDDKIINVDIIKRDPDYVIIEITDNGIGRNASSKIKKNKLLNRKSVGIHLTKKRLENFSKPFTTNYKLTIEDLYKDNITAGTKVTIHIPINEMFKLKTA from the coding sequence ATGATTTTTAAAAACCTATCACATATTACTTTTTGGATAATAGTTCTAGTTATTTGTTGTTGTACAGCACAAGTAGTCAACTCCCAGGAAAAAGAAACAGGTTTCTCTGTTTTTGCAGATAGTATAATTAAAGTAAACCATAAAAATTTTGGTGATTTAGAGTATGCTATTTACAAAAACAAAAACGACACAACTAAAATGCGAACGCTTGCTACAAAAAGCCAACAGCAAAACTATCCTCAAGGTCAAGCCTTTGCAAATATTATGCTAGGCAACCAATACCGAAACACCTCTAATTTCGACAAATCTAAAACGCTATTAAATAACGCATTAGTAATTTCTAAAGAAAACAATCTGCCAGAATTTGAAATAGTAAGTCTTAATATGCTTGGTGTTATAGACAGAAGACAAGACAACATAAAAAGCGCCTTAGATTATCACCAAAAAGCATTAGAATTAGCAGAGAAACAAACTAATAAGACTAAAAGTATAAAAAAAAGCATAGCTGTAAGCCATAATAGTATGGGTAATATTTACCTAAGCTTAAAACAGGAAGATTTAGCTTTAAAAGAATTTATAAAATCACTCACTATAGAAAAAGCTATTAAAAACAAATTAGGCTTAGCTATTAACCACCATAACATTGGCGCAATTTACGAGGCCAAAGGCGATTTAAAAAAAGCCTTAAAAAGCTACCAGAAATCTTTAGCTTATAACGAAGAAATAAACTCAGATATTGGTAGAATAATATGCAATAATAGCATTGGTGGTATTTACGTAAAACAAGAAAAACCAGAAGAAGCTCTCAAGGTTATAAAACCAACAATCGCTTTAGCTAAAGAAAAACAAGACCAATTCTACATCGCATCAGCATACATAAGGTTAGGTTGGGCACAAAACCAATTAGGCCAATTAGATCTTGCTAAAAAAAACATCACCAAAGGTTTACAGGTTGCAAAAAAATATGATTTAAAATCATTTATTGCCGAAGCAAATTTTCAACTATCTAGCGTAAGCGAGAAAAAAGGTAATAATGCTTTAGCCTTAAAACAATATAAAGAAGCTGTAGCTTTAGACCAAAGTATAAGTAACGAAAAAAACACACAGTACGTAAATAGGTTACGTTTTCAATATGAAGCAGAAAAACAAACTAACCAAATAAAGACTCTAGCTTCAGAAAAAATGATTTTAGAAAAAAGAAATGAAACTACTTTTGTTGTTCTTTTTATACTGTTAACTGCCGTTGCTGGCTTGTTTTTTTTCTATAGACACAAACAAGTAAAAAACGAAAAGCAAATTCTTACCTTAGAGCAAGACATGCTACGAAGCCAAATGAATCCTCATTTTATTTTTAATTCTTTAAATTCTATAAAGCTTTATATTATAAATAACGAAAAAGAAAATGCTGTTTATTACCTTAATAAATTTTCTAAACTCATTAGAAAAATATTAGTTGCTTCAACCGAAAAAGAAATTTCGCTTGCTGAAGAATTAGAAACAATGAATTTATATATGAATATAGAAAACATTAGATTTTCTAATCAAATAAACTATAATTACACCGTTGAAGAAAATATTAATATAGATGTTATAAAAGTTCCGTCTTTAGTGCTTCAACCTTTTTTAGAAAATGCATTATGGCATGGTTTAGCTTCAAAAAAAGACGACAAAATTATAAATGTAGATATTATTAAACGTGATCCAGACTATGTAATTATTGAAATTACCGACAACGGTATTGGCAGAAACGCTTCGTCTAAAATTAAGAAAAACAAATTATTAAATAGAAAATCTGTAGGCATACACCTAACCAAAAAGCGCCTTGAAAACTTCTCGAAACCCTTTACTACAAACTATAAATTAACTATAGAAGATTTATATAAAGATAATATTACTGCAGGAACAAAAGTTACTATTCATATACCAATAAACGAAATGTTTAAACTTAAAACAGCTTAA
- a CDS encoding MarC family protein — MNFDFKEIFTVFMVLFAVIDIIGNIPIIIDLRKKAGHIQSEKAALIAGVILIAFLFLGKSILNLIGIDVSSFAVAGSFILFFIALEMILGITLYKEDDTNPMTASVFPLAFPLIAGPGSLTTLLSLRAEFAIENIILAVLLNVLVIYIVLKTSNRIERFIGQNGINIIRKVFGVVLLAISIKLFAANVKILFA, encoded by the coding sequence ATGAATTTTGATTTTAAAGAAATATTTACCGTATTCATGGTACTTTTTGCCGTAATAGATATTATTGGGAATATTCCTATTATTATAGACCTTAGAAAAAAAGCAGGTCATATACAAAGTGAAAAGGCTGCCTTAATTGCCGGTGTTATATTAATTGCCTTTTTATTTTTAGGAAAAAGTATATTAAACCTTATAGGTATTGACGTAAGCTCTTTTGCTGTTGCAGGTTCGTTTATATTGTTTTTTATCGCATTAGAAATGATTTTAGGTATTACATTATATAAAGAAGATGATACCAACCCAATGACGGCTTCTGTTTTCCCTCTAGCTTTCCCGTTAATTGCCGGACCAGGTAGTTTAACAACACTACTATCTTTAAGAGCTGAATTTGCTATTGAAAATATTATTCTAGCTGTTTTATTAAATGTTCTTGTTATCTATATAGTTTTAAAAACCTCTAACAGAATAGAACGCTTTATTGGCCAAAATGGTATTAACATAATTAGAAAAGTATTTGGTGTTGTATTATTAGCGATATCAATTAAGTTATTTGCAGCCAATGTTAAGATTCTTTTTGCTTAA
- a CDS encoding dCMP deaminase family protein — MPKNKQHKYDKAYLRIAQEWGKLSHCKRKQVGALIVKDRMIISDGFNGTPTGFENPCEDEEGYTKWYVLHAEANAILKVASSTQSCNGATLYITLSPCKECSKLIHQAGIIRVVYKEGYKDDSGLRFLEKAGIEIERIEDLKA; from the coding sequence ATGCCAAAAAATAAACAGCACAAATACGATAAAGCGTATTTACGAATTGCACAAGAATGGGGAAAGCTATCTCATTGTAAGCGAAAACAAGTTGGAGCCTTAATTGTAAAAGACCGCATGATAATTAGTGATGGTTTTAATGGAACGCCTACAGGTTTCGAAAATCCTTGTGAAGATGAAGAAGGTTATACTAAATGGTATGTTTTACATGCCGAAGCAAATGCGATTTTAAAAGTAGCATCTTCAACTCAATCCTGTAATGGTGCTACTTTATATATAACTTTATCGCCTTGCAAAGAATGTAGTAAACTAATTCATCAAGCTGGTATAATTCGTGTTGTATATAAAGAAGGATATAAAGACGACTCTGGTTTGCGCTTTTTAGAAAAAGCAGGAATAGAAATAGAAAGAATAGAAGATTTAAAAGCTTAA
- a CDS encoding ribose-phosphate pyrophosphokinase → MPNTKPDAKIFSITQSKTLAEKIAAAYGAKLGNVITSTYSDGEFQPSYEESIRGTRVFIIGSTNPSSENLMEMLLMLDAAKRASARHITAVLPYFGWARQDRKDKPRVPIAAKLVAKMLETAGATRIITMDLHADQIQGFFEKPVDHLFASTVFLPYLKELNLDNLTIASPDMGGSKRAYAYSKAMESDVVICYKQRAKANVISHMELIGDVTGKNVVLVDDMVDTAGTLTKAADLMMERGAKSVRAICTHPILSGNAYERLENSKLEELIVTDSIPLKRESKKIRVISCANLFAEVMHNVHFNKSISSKFLM, encoded by the coding sequence ATGCCAAATACTAAGCCAGACGCAAAAATTTTTTCAATTACGCAAAGTAAAACTTTAGCCGAAAAAATTGCCGCGGCATATGGTGCTAAATTAGGTAATGTAATTACATCTACTTATAGCGATGGTGAATTTCAACCATCTTACGAAGAATCTATACGTGGAACAAGAGTTTTTATTATTGGGTCTACAAATCCAAGTTCAGAAAACTTAATGGAAATGTTATTAATGTTAGATGCTGCCAAACGTGCTTCTGCTAGACATATTACAGCAGTTTTACCTTATTTTGGATGGGCAAGACAAGATAGAAAAGACAAACCTAGAGTTCCTATTGCAGCAAAATTAGTTGCAAAAATGCTTGAAACAGCTGGAGCAACTAGAATTATAACTATGGATTTGCATGCAGATCAAATTCAAGGGTTCTTTGAAAAACCAGTAGATCATTTATTTGCTTCTACAGTATTTTTACCATACTTAAAAGAGTTAAATCTTGATAATTTAACTATTGCTTCTCCAGACATGGGAGGAAGTAAAAGAGCTTATGCTTACTCTAAGGCAATGGAAAGTGATGTTGTTATATGTTACAAGCAACGTGCTAAAGCCAATGTAATTTCTCACATGGAATTAATTGGTGATGTTACTGGAAAAAATGTAGTTTTAGTAGATGATATGGTTGATACTGCTGGAACTTTAACCAAAGCTGCAGATTTAATGATGGAGCGTGGCGCAAAAAGTGTTAGAGCTATTTGTACACATCCTATTTTATCTGGTAATGCTTACGAAAGATTAGAAAATTCTAAATTAGAAGAATTAATTGTAACAGATTCAATTCCTCTAAAAAGAGAAAGTAAAAAAATTAGAGTTATAAGCTGTGCAAATTTATTTGCAGAAGTAATGCATAATGTACATTTTAACAAATCTATAAGCTCTAAATTTTTAATGTAG
- a CDS encoding S41 family peptidase codes for MNKKYWPLLFGVAIAAGIFIGGKLDFNDTSDRLFTSNSKKDKLNRLIDYIDHEYVEDVNTDSIVDVTVNGIMENLDPHSVYIPKEDLQRVTENMKGDFVGIGINFNTFRDTITVIRTIENGPSERAGLKGGDRIITANGDSLFGRDLTNGDLVKKLKGPIDTKVVLGVIRKGEEEPLEFTVVRDHIPIKSVDAGYMLTNKLGYIKINRFAESTYKEFKLQLTKLEKQGATELALDLRDNPGGFLGVAEKIVDEFLEDDKLILFTKNKRGDIEKSFATRRGSFEKGHVYVMIDENSASASEIVAGALQDNDKGTIVGRRSYGKGLVQREMQLGDGSAVRLTVSRYYTPTGRSIQRSYQKGHQQDYFDDYYSRLDSGELLDFNKIEIADSLKFITPKGKTVYGGGGIIPDVFVPLDESMQNETISFLLRRGYIRAFAFEFLEKDRAAFGDFTRTEFIENFHISDEAINEFQDFLNEKRRTTIVFVAYREEVKQYIKASLAEQLFGFGAYEEVVNKKDIMVEEVIKQSTETK; via the coding sequence ATGAATAAAAAATACTGGCCTTTACTTTTTGGTGTTGCAATTGCAGCTGGTATTTTTATTGGCGGCAAATTAGATTTTAATGATACTTCAGATCGCTTATTTACCTCAAACAGTAAAAAAGATAAATTAAATAGGTTAATAGATTATATTGACCATGAATATGTAGAAGATGTTAATACAGATAGTATTGTAGATGTTACTGTAAATGGTATTATGGAAAATCTTGATCCGCATTCAGTTTATATTCCAAAAGAAGATTTGCAACGTGTAACAGAAAACATGAAAGGAGATTTTGTTGGTATAGGTATTAATTTCAATACTTTTAGAGATACAATTACTGTTATTAGAACTATAGAAAATGGACCAAGTGAACGAGCAGGCCTAAAAGGAGGAGATAGAATAATTACAGCCAATGGAGACTCTTTATTTGGTCGAGATTTAACCAATGGTGATCTAGTAAAAAAGTTAAAAGGTCCAATAGATACAAAAGTAGTGTTGGGCGTAATTAGAAAAGGAGAAGAAGAACCTTTAGAGTTTACTGTAGTTAGAGATCATATCCCTATTAAAAGTGTTGATGCTGGTTATATGTTAACAAATAAACTAGGCTATATAAAAATTAACAGGTTTGCAGAATCAACATATAAAGAATTTAAATTACAATTAACAAAATTAGAAAAACAAGGAGCTACAGAATTAGCACTCGATTTAAGAGACAATCCTGGCGGTTTTCTTGGTGTAGCCGAAAAAATTGTAGATGAATTTCTGGAAGACGATAAGCTAATTTTATTTACAAAAAATAAACGTGGAGATATAGAAAAAAGTTTTGCAACACGACGTGGTTCTTTTGAAAAAGGACATGTTTATGTAATGATTGATGAAAACTCTGCATCTGCAAGCGAAATTGTAGCAGGAGCTCTGCAAGACAATGATAAAGGAACAATAGTAGGTCGTCGTTCTTACGGGAAAGGTTTGGTGCAAAGAGAAATGCAGTTGGGTGATGGTAGTGCGGTTAGATTAACTGTTTCTAGATATTATACGCCTACAGGACGTTCTATTCAACGCTCATACCAAAAAGGACATCAACAAGATTATTTTGACGACTACTATTCAAGACTAGATAGTGGAGAGTTGTTAGATTTTAATAAAATTGAAATTGCAGACTCTTTAAAGTTTATCACGCCTAAAGGAAAAACAGTTTATGGCGGCGGCGGTATTATTCCTGATGTTTTTGTGCCGTTAGATGAAAGTATGCAAAATGAAACCATTTCTTTTCTATTAAGACGCGGTTATATTAGAGCTTTTGCTTTCGAGTTTTTAGAAAAAGATAGAGCAGCTTTTGGTGATTTTACTAGAACAGAATTTATTGAAAATTTTCATATAAGTGATGAAGCTATAAACGAGTTTCAGGATTTTTTAAATGAAAAACGACGTACAACAATTGTTTTTGTAGCTTACAGAGAAGAAGTGAAACAATACATTAAAGCATCGTTAGCAGAACAATTGTTTGGTTTTGGTGCTTATGAGGAAGTTGTAAATAAAAAAGATATTATGGTAGAAGAGGTTATAAAGCAATCTACAGAAACCAAATAG
- a CDS encoding 50S ribosomal protein L25/general stress protein Ctc has protein sequence MKSITINGSQRESVGKKSTKALRNAGQVPCVLYGGDKAVHFSAAELAFSKLVYTPNAHTVVIELEGGDTYNAILQDIQFHPVTDRILHIDFYQVFEDKEITMDIPVRYIGNPRGVRNGGVLRKNKRSLRVKALPGNLPDYIDADIENLKIGNKLYITKLESEDYTFMHPDNTVVCLVRRSRAAVVEDDEDDEDADDVPATETDDVAAVKE, from the coding sequence ATGAAATCAATTACAATCAACGGATCTCAAAGAGAAAGCGTGGGCAAGAAATCAACAAAAGCCTTACGTAATGCTGGTCAGGTTCCTTGCGTATTATACGGAGGAGACAAGGCAGTGCATTTCTCGGCAGCTGAATTAGCATTCTCTAAACTGGTGTATACACCTAATGCGCATACAGTTGTAATCGAATTAGAAGGTGGTGATACTTATAATGCAATCTTACAAGACATTCAATTTCATCCTGTAACAGATAGAATTTTACACATAGATTTCTACCAAGTATTCGAGGATAAAGAAATTACTATGGATATTCCTGTAAGATATATTGGTAACCCAAGAGGTGTAAGAAATGGTGGTGTTTTACGTAAAAACAAACGTAGCCTTAGAGTTAAAGCTTTACCAGGAAACTTACCAGATTACATAGATGCTGATATTGAAAACCTTAAAATTGGAAACAAACTTTACATCACTAAATTAGAGTCTGAAGACTACACATTCATGCACCCAGATAACACTGTTGTATGTTTAGTAAGACGTTCTAGAGCTGCTGTAGTAGAAGATGATGAAGATGATGAAGATGCAGATGATGTACCAGCAACAGAAACTGACGATGTAGCTGCTGTAAAAGAATAA
- the pth gene encoding aminoacyl-tRNA hydrolase, whose translation MKKFLIVGLGNIGDKYENTRHNIGFKILDYFAKEESLTFETQKLGDITTYKLKGRTFIFLKPNTYMNLSGKAILYWLTKEKIPLENLLVITDDLNLPFGSIRVKTKGSDGGHNGLKDTQDKLNTNKYNRYRFGISDAFTKGRQVDYVLGEWTEEENSKLEERLKKSIELIKSFGLAGINNTMNTFNGK comes from the coding sequence ATGAAAAAATTCTTAATTGTTGGTTTAGGAAATATTGGTGATAAATACGAAAACACACGTCATAATATTGGCTTTAAAATTCTAGATTACTTTGCAAAAGAAGAATCTTTAACTTTTGAAACACAAAAACTTGGAGACATAACAACCTATAAATTAAAAGGAAGAACTTTTATTTTTCTCAAACCAAATACCTATATGAATTTAAGCGGAAAAGCTATTTTATATTGGTTAACAAAAGAAAAAATACCATTAGAAAATTTACTAGTTATTACTGATGATTTAAATCTTCCTTTTGGAAGCATAAGAGTAAAGACTAAAGGAAGTGATGGAGGTCATAATGGCTTAAAAGACACTCAAGACAAGCTAAACACCAATAAATACAATCGCTATAGATTTGGTATAAGTGATGCTTTTACCAAAGGACGACAAGTTGATTATGTATTAGGAGAATGGACGGAAGAAGAAAACAGCAAACTTGAAGAACGCCTAAAAAAATCTATAGAATTAATAAAATCTTTTGGCTTAGCTGGAATAAATAATACCATGAATACTTTTAATGGTAAATAA
- a CDS encoding LytTR family DNA-binding domain-containing protein gives MLKAVIVDDEPKAIEGLNWELNNFSDTIKVVRTFSEPEEALAYLSKNIPDCLFLDIQMPTMDGFQFLEKLNNTDIAVIITTAYDEYAIKALKHEALDYLLKPIDSDDLELTISKIKKFKSRLISSEKLEDILINFTNNNNKKKITINTDGKLLFLSIDDIVFVESDGNYSTIFLEDNQKVLVTKKLKEVYALLPEDSFFRIHNSYVINLSKIKAFLKTEGYVVMETNQKIPVARQRKSSFLEKL, from the coding sequence ATGCTTAAAGCCGTAATAGTTGACGACGAACCTAAAGCCATTGAAGGCCTAAACTGGGAGCTTAACAATTTTAGCGATACTATTAAAGTTGTTAGAACTTTTTCTGAACCAGAAGAAGCTCTTGCTTATTTAAGTAAAAACATTCCAGATTGTTTGTTTTTAGACATACAAATGCCAACTATGGATGGTTTTCAATTTTTAGAAAAATTAAACAATACAGACATTGCAGTCATAATTACTACTGCTTATGATGAATACGCTATTAAAGCCTTAAAGCACGAAGCTTTAGATTACCTTTTAAAACCTATTGATAGTGACGACTTAGAACTAACAATTTCTAAAATAAAAAAATTTAAATCTAGGTTAATAAGTAGCGAAAAACTGGAAGATATACTTATAAACTTCACCAATAATAATAACAAGAAAAAAATAACTATTAATACAGATGGTAAACTGTTATTTTTAAGTATTGATGATATTGTTTTTGTAGAGTCTGATGGTAATTACAGTACTATCTTTTTAGAAGACAACCAAAAAGTATTAGTTACAAAAAAGCTAAAAGAAGTCTATGCCTTGCTTCCTGAAGATTCTTTTTTTAGAATTCACAACTCATACGTAATAAACCTAAGTAAAATTAAAGCATTTTTAAAAACCGAAGGTTACGTTGTAATGGAAACCAATCAAAAAATTCCTGTTGCAAGACAACGTAAGTCTAGTTTTTTAGAAAAATTATAA
- a CDS encoding FAD-dependent oxidoreductase — MIDTLIIGGGAAGLSCALVLGSGLQKPFAKDKKVAIITHQKTSHLQNALFNNVLGLKPGTLGSDLLVEGKQQLNDLYPDVIQIDTEKVVEIAKTNNGFIATTNKNEYECKRIVVAVGYTSLLSIKGLEPYIKPHPRAALSKDRIWLENQDHLIEKNLYVAGTLAGWRSQFAIASGSGAHVATDILTLWNNGKQTKVHDKTTII; from the coding sequence ATGATAGACACTTTAATAATTGGTGGTGGAGCTGCAGGATTATCTTGTGCACTTGTTTTAGGTTCTGGTTTACAAAAACCTTTTGCAAAAGACAAAAAAGTTGCAATTATTACACACCAAAAAACTTCTCATTTACAAAATGCTTTATTTAATAATGTTTTAGGTCTAAAACCTGGAACTTTAGGTAGTGATTTACTTGTTGAAGGCAAACAACAACTAAACGACTTATATCCAGATGTTATTCAAATTGATACAGAAAAGGTTGTAGAAATTGCTAAAACAAATAATGGCTTTATTGCCACCACAAATAAAAACGAATACGAATGCAAACGTATTGTTGTAGCTGTTGGCTACACAAGTTTGCTTTCTATAAAAGGATTAGAGCCTTATATAAAACCACATCCTAGAGCTGCACTATCTAAAGATAGAATTTGGCTAGAAAACCAAGACCATCTAATTGAAAAAAATCTATATGTTGCTGGCACATTAGCAGGTTGGCGTAGTCAATTTGCCATTGCTTCTGGTAGTGGAGCCCATGTAGCTACAGATATTTTAACACTATGGAATAATGGTAAGCAAACAAAAGTACACGACAAAACAACTATAATTTAA